One window of the Candidatus Zixiibacteriota bacterium genome contains the following:
- a CDS encoding putative Tetratricopeptide TPR_1 repeat-containing protein (Evidence 3 : Putative function from multiple computational evidences): MKSIRQIALWLALAATLASGTALASSDAGRESQFSIGSGVRPLGMGGGFVGLSDDASAVFWNQAALSSLDGQEINLMHVTLLEGSIYDVVTYVYPNPKLGGFGFSFMRLGTGDIIRRQDWNDMGEFSYSTWQFLVAYGRTLEGGYQVGTALKIVNQSLDSKSAYGVGMDLSFYKNVYKNLSVGVLFQDVIAPHLRLEDATEITPTTISAGIGLKKLSFGRGFEHNVGLSLEKTEDRSLKLRVGLESVYHKYLALRAGYDRDNMAFGIGIYYQRLHFDYAYKFLDGLADSHRLGMTIAVGMPVSEKLRREKELESARGSSLILEDRRRQFHFFKELGDKYYRANNLDSAYAYYQRATAFNEEDHDVRNRLAQIDNSRNILLEKARLSATERKAIPSSLDAYYAQAELFYSKGSYAAALDVINEALDMEPDNQKFIALRDQIFTARDAEIRRMTDEAVRAEREGRYADAITSYNRILELSPGNVAVKQLVAKTGTELHNFQLISKGAELFSLGNLSDARRRFEEVIKTDPDNVVALEYMERINRLMKESTELEVLQKDEKVWKIYLNALEYFRNGDYEKAIELWNEVLKFYPGNKNTLNNIEQAKLRLQSK, from the coding sequence GTGAAATCAATCCGTCAAATAGCCCTTTGGTTGGCGCTTGCCGCGACCCTTGCATCCGGAACGGCCCTTGCCTCTTCCGACGCCGGGCGGGAGTCCCAATTCAGTATCGGTTCGGGGGTACGGCCGCTGGGGATGGGCGGCGGTTTCGTGGGATTATCGGATGATGCTTCCGCCGTCTTCTGGAATCAAGCGGCCCTGTCAAGTCTGGATGGCCAGGAAATAAATTTGATGCATGTGACATTGCTGGAAGGTTCCATTTATGATGTCGTGACCTATGTTTACCCGAACCCCAAATTGGGCGGATTCGGCTTTTCATTCATGCGACTCGGGACGGGCGACATCATCCGCCGTCAGGACTGGAACGATATGGGCGAATTCTCCTACAGCACCTGGCAATTTCTGGTTGCTTACGGCCGTACCCTGGAAGGCGGCTATCAAGTCGGGACGGCCCTCAAAATCGTGAATCAGTCCCTTGACAGCAAATCGGCATACGGCGTCGGTATGGATCTTTCTTTCTACAAAAATGTCTACAAGAATTTATCGGTCGGCGTGCTGTTCCAGGACGTCATCGCACCGCACCTTCGTCTCGAAGACGCGACCGAAATCACCCCGACCACGATATCGGCCGGAATTGGCTTGAAAAAATTATCTTTCGGGCGGGGATTCGAACACAATGTCGGACTGAGCCTTGAAAAAACCGAGGACCGTTCCTTGAAGCTCCGCGTCGGTCTGGAATCGGTCTATCATAAATATCTTGCCCTCCGGGCCGGATACGACCGCGATAATATGGCCTTTGGTATAGGGATTTATTATCAAAGACTTCATTTCGATTACGCTTATAAGTTTCTGGACGGCCTGGCCGATTCTCATCGACTCGGAATGACCATTGCGGTCGGGATGCCGGTTTCAGAAAAATTGCGCCGGGAAAAAGAATTGGAAAGCGCCCGGGGCAGTTCCCTGATACTAGAAGATCGCCGCCGGCAGTTCCATTTCTTCAAGGAACTGGGCGACAAGTATTACCGCGCCAACAATCTTGATTCCGCCTATGCCTATTATCAGCGCGCCACGGCCTTTAACGAAGAGGATCATGATGTCCGCAATCGCCTGGCGCAAATCGATAACTCGCGCAATATTTTATTGGAAAAGGCCAGATTATCGGCGACCGAAAGAAAAGCTATTCCATCCTCGCTTGATGCCTATTACGCTCAGGCCGAACTCTTTTACTCCAAAGGGTCATATGCGGCGGCGCTCGATGTCATCAATGAAGCTCTCGATATGGAGCCGGATAATCAAAAATTCATCGCCCTGCGCGATCAGATATTCACGGCCCGCGACGCCGAAATTCGCAGAATGACCGATGAAGCCGTGCGCGCCGAACGGGAAGGACGGTATGCCGATGCCATTACCTCCTACAACAGAATCCTGGAATTGTCTCCGGGGAATGTGGCCGTCAAGCAGTTGGTCGCCAAGACCGGCACCGAACTTCATAATTTCCAGTTGATAAGCAAAGGGGCGGAACTTTTTTCGCTGGGGAATCTGTCCGATGCCCGGCGCCGTTTTGAAGAGGTCATCAAGACCGATCCCGACAACGTGGTGGCCCTGGAATACATGGAAAGAATCAACCGCCTCATGAAGGAATCGACCGAACTGGAAGTCCTGCAAAAGGACGAAAAGGTCTGGAAAATCTACCTGAACGCTCTCGAATATTTCCGCAACGGCGACTATGAGAAGGCGATCGAACTCTGGAACGAGGTTCTCAAATTTTACCCCGGCAACAAGAATACTCTCAATAATATCGAGCAGGCGAAATTGCGCTTGCAGTCCAAATAG